A window of the Balaenoptera acutorostrata chromosome 13, mBalAcu1.1, whole genome shotgun sequence genome harbors these coding sequences:
- the SERPINB12 gene encoding LOW QUALITY PROTEIN: serpin B12 (The sequence of the model RefSeq protein was modified relative to this genomic sequence to represent the inferred CDS: inserted 1 base in 1 codon; substituted 4 bases at 4 genomic stop codons), which yields MDSLIAANTKFCFDVFXKLRKDDYHKNIFFCPLSLSAALGMVRLGARSDSARQIDQVLHFNEVSRKESKEPGPCLKGEKQEGCADSSLEGQKERTGSLALQAKSXKDESGLLRCYFGQLLSKLVRIKADYSLSIANRLXGEQEFPIRPEYSDGVIQFXHTTTEKVVFQKDTEKSRXEINFWVESQSQGKIKELCSKGAINNSTMLVLVNAVYFKAKWEKYFDCENTVDALFSPSENEKKSVKRMNQMGLFRISFLEELKVQVTELRYSKGKLSTIVLLPAFSADNLKGLEELERNITYGKLVAWSSSENMSAKSVAVSFPQFTLEDSYDLIPVLRDMGITDTSDEAKADLTGNSPSPSLYLSKVVHKTSVEVDENGIQAAAASGGVGKELSLPSWETFNANHPFLFFIRHNKTQTILFYGRVYSP from the exons ATGGACTCTCTCATTGCAGCAAATACCAAATTTTGCTTTGATGTTTTCTGAAAGCTCCGCAAAGATGATTATCATAAGAACATCTTCTTCTGTCCCCTGAGCCTCTCTGCTGCCCTTGGCATGGTCCGCCTGGGGGCCAGAAGTGACAGTGCACGTCAGATCGACCAG GTACTACACTTCAACGAAGTTTCCCGAAAGGAAAGCAAAGAACCGGGTCCTTgtctgaaaggagaaaaacaagaagGGTGTGCTGACAGCTCTCTGGAAGGGCAGAAAGAAAGGACAGGGTCTCTGGCTCTGCAG GCCAAGTCTTAAAAGGATGAGAGTGGACTGCTCAGGTGCTACTTCGGGCAGCTTCTCTCCAAATTAGTCAGGATCAAAGCTGATTACAGCCTGAGTATTGCCAACAGGCTTTAAGGAGAGCAGGAATTCCCAATCCGTCCG GAATACTCGGATGGCGTGATTCAAT CACACACGACGACTGAAAAGGTTGTTTTCCAGAAAGACACTGAAAAATCCAGATAAGAGATTAACTTCTGGGTGGAATCTCAATCCCAAG gtaaaatcaAGGAACTCTGTAGCAAGGGTGCTATCAACAATTCGACCATGCTGGTGCTGGTGAATGCTGTTTACTTCAAGGCCaagtgggaaaaatattttgactGTGAAAACACAGTTGATGCGCTTTTCTCTCCAAGTGAG aatgaaaagaagagcGTGAAGAGGATGAATCAAATGGGGCTGTTTAGAATCAGCTTCCTAGAGGAGCTGAAGGTGCAGGTCACTGAGCTGCGGTACAGCAAGGGGAAGCTCAGCACGATCGTCCTGCTGCCGGCATTCTCTGCAGACAATCTGAAGGGGCTGGAAGA GCTTGAAAGGAATATCACTTATGGAAAACTCGTGGCCTGGAGCAGTTCAGAAAATATGTCAGCAAAAAGTGTAGCTGTCTCCTTCCCCCAGTTCACCCTGGAAGACAGCTACGATCTCATTCCTGTTCTGCGGGACATGGGTATCACAGATACCTCTGATGAAGCAAAGGCTGACCTTACTGGAAACTCCCCAAGTCCCAGTTTGTACCTGTCAAAAGTTGTCCATAAAACCTCTGTGGAGGTGGATGAAAATGGTATCCAGGCAGCCGCAGCCAGTGGTGGTGTTGGCAAGGAATTGTCCTTACCATCGTGGGAGACGTTTAATGCTAAtcacccttttctctttttcatcagacacaacaaaacccaaaccatTCTCTTCTATGGCAGGGTCTACTCTCCTTGA